A single genomic interval of Candidatus Methylomirabilota bacterium harbors:
- a CDS encoding ABC transporter permease, with translation MATFPVRVATFEARDITTISRGQLLWLTMKRKPLGAASAALLVVIVLTALFAPLLAPYDPLAIEPEIRLSAPSRAHPFGTDDIGRDVLSRIIYGARISLWVGMLAVGIGTAAGMVIGLLCGYCEGRLDLIVQRVMDAVQAIPGLVLALAIVSVLKPNTTNAMIAIAIVIIPGNSRIVRGAVLSAKQNRYVEAAQAIGCRHPRIILTHILPNVTAPILVIASIWLGNAILIEATLSFLGVGTQPPTPSWGLMLSSTGRAFMEQAPWLAIFPGLAISLAVLAFNLFGDTLRDAWDPKLRRQG, from the coding sequence ATGGCGACGTTCCCGGTCCGCGTCGCGACCTTCGAGGCCCGAGACATCACCACCATCAGCCGGGGGCAGCTCCTCTGGCTCACGATGAAGCGGAAGCCCCTGGGCGCGGCCTCGGCCGCGCTCCTGGTCGTGATCGTGCTGACCGCCCTCTTCGCTCCTCTCCTCGCGCCCTACGATCCGCTGGCGATCGAGCCGGAGATCCGCCTCTCGGCGCCCAGCCGCGCGCACCCGTTCGGCACCGACGACATCGGCCGCGACGTGCTCAGCCGCATCATCTACGGCGCCCGGATCTCGCTCTGGGTCGGGATGCTCGCAGTCGGCATCGGCACGGCGGCGGGCATGGTCATCGGGCTCCTCTGCGGCTACTGCGAGGGCCGCCTCGACCTGATCGTCCAGCGGGTCATGGACGCGGTGCAGGCGATCCCCGGGCTCGTCCTGGCGCTGGCGATCGTCTCCGTGCTGAAGCCGAACACGACCAACGCGATGATCGCGATCGCCATCGTCATCATCCCAGGCAACTCGCGCATCGTGCGCGGCGCCGTGCTCTCGGCAAAGCAGAACCGCTACGTCGAGGCGGCCCAGGCCATCGGCTGCCGCCACCCGCGGATCATCCTCACCCACATCCTGCCCAACGTGACGGCGCCGATTCTCGTCATCGCCTCGATCTGGCTCGGCAACGCCATCCTCATCGAGGCCACGCTGTCCTTTCTCGGCGTCGGCACGCAACCGCCGACGCCGTCGTGGGGGCTGATGCTCTCGAGCACGGGCCGCGCCTTCATGGAGCAGGCGCCGTGGCTCGCCATCTTCCCCGGCCTCGCGATCAGCCTCGCCGTCCTCGCCTTCAACCTCTTCGGCGACACGCTGCGCGACGCCTGGGACCCCAAGCTCCGCCGACAGGGCTGA
- a CDS encoding DUF3488 and transglutaminase-like domain-containing protein: protein MSALLALRLITYLLVCTGVAALALAGLLGPVGGAILALALTGSWVIDQVRDRMPVRPIFAWALVVAAAVAIALDLLYLAQSLLDGMVHLLLFLILMRLFRRRSLKDLRDAGFLSFFMLVAASAVTFNVSFLFVFIAFLLLGTWMLILHHVVSESERAKIGVTDLTAGGIGPRSPLFRISLAAAAGTFALAGMMFFIIPRVGQATLPFRAELGKRISGFSDRVELGAYGEIETDETVVMRVRFPESVKDPERLPNLRWRGLAFDRFDGRIWEAGPRRRGLLRRDPTGVFRVTEPRGPGPLVRQEIFLESIGTDAVFVAPQALRIEMGLGAVGLDDMGSITTPASSARLQYSVDSELEVTPPRGLRDAAWPIETQPPGAPRYLQLPPLPDRIPALAREVTAGSRSPYEAALKLNHYLSTQFTYTLVLKQETRLDPLEEFLFVRRSGNCEYFAAAMAVMLRSVGIPARVIGGFQRGDWNPYGAYFMVRMKDAHSWVEAFLDGPGWVTFDPSPRAAAEEAFGARSAAALYLDALRMRWYRYVVNWSLRDQVGMASSVHRGASEWRGSLLGWRDSLRAVPRGWVAALVVSMLVAAWFLRRHAPGAVRRAAAAAVPSFYLQALRALARRGFRRGSTETAREFSQRVEGAAPAFASAVARLTAAYERCRFGESALSPDEAAALGTALASLRRR from the coding sequence ATGTCCGCGCTCTTAGCACTCCGCCTCATCACGTACCTCCTCGTCTGCACCGGCGTCGCCGCGCTCGCCCTGGCGGGTTTGCTGGGTCCGGTCGGCGGGGCTATCCTGGCGCTCGCCCTTACAGGCAGCTGGGTCATCGACCAGGTGCGCGACCGCATGCCGGTCCGCCCGATCTTCGCCTGGGCTCTCGTCGTGGCCGCGGCCGTCGCGATCGCGCTCGACCTGCTCTACCTCGCCCAGAGCCTCCTCGACGGCATGGTCCATCTCCTGCTCTTTCTGATCCTGATGCGCCTCTTCCGCCGCCGCTCGCTGAAGGACCTGCGGGACGCGGGCTTCCTCTCCTTTTTCATGCTGGTGGCGGCCTCGGCCGTCACGTTCAACGTGAGCTTCCTCTTCGTCTTCATCGCTTTCCTTTTGCTGGGGACCTGGATGCTGATCCTGCACCACGTCGTCTCCGAGTCGGAGCGGGCGAAGATCGGCGTCACGGATCTCACGGCGGGCGGGATCGGGCCGCGGAGCCCCCTCTTCAGGATCTCGCTCGCGGCGGCGGCGGGCACGTTCGCGCTCGCGGGCATGATGTTCTTCATCATCCCGCGCGTGGGGCAGGCGACGCTGCCCTTCCGCGCCGAGCTCGGCAAGCGCATCTCCGGCTTCTCCGATCGCGTGGAGCTGGGCGCGTACGGCGAGATCGAGACTGACGAGACGGTGGTGATGCGGGTGCGCTTCCCGGAGAGCGTGAAGGACCCCGAGCGGCTGCCCAACCTTCGCTGGCGCGGGCTCGCCTTCGACCGCTTCGACGGGCGCATCTGGGAGGCGGGCCCGCGCCGGCGCGGGCTCCTCCGGCGCGATCCGACCGGCGTGTTTCGCGTCACCGAGCCCCGGGGCCCCGGGCCCCTCGTGCGCCAGGAGATCTTTCTCGAATCGATTGGCACCGACGCTGTGTTCGTCGCCCCGCAGGCGCTCCGCATCGAGATGGGGCTGGGCGCCGTCGGGCTCGACGATATGGGCAGCATCACCACGCCCGCGTCGTCAGCGCGGCTCCAGTACTCGGTGGACTCGGAGCTCGAGGTGACTCCACCCCGGGGCCTGCGCGACGCTGCGTGGCCGATTGAGACGCAGCCGCCGGGGGCTCCGCGTTATCTCCAGCTGCCGCCTCTGCCGGACCGCATCCCGGCCCTCGCGCGCGAGGTGACGGCGGGCAGCCGGAGTCCCTACGAGGCCGCCCTCAAGCTGAATCACTACCTGAGCACCCAGTTCACGTACACGCTCGTCCTCAAACAGGAGACCAGGCTCGATCCGCTCGAGGAGTTCCTCTTCGTGCGGCGCTCGGGCAACTGCGAGTACTTCGCCGCCGCGATGGCCGTCATGCTGCGGAGCGTCGGCATCCCGGCGAGAGTCATCGGCGGCTTCCAACGTGGAGACTGGAACCCGTACGGCGCCTACTTCATGGTCCGCATGAAGGACGCGCACTCCTGGGTCGAGGCGTTCCTCGACGGCCCGGGCTGGGTCACCTTCGATCCCTCGCCGCGCGCCGCGGCCGAGGAGGCGTTCGGCGCGCGGAGCGCGGCGGCGCTCTACCTCGACGCGCTCCGCATGCGGTGGTATCGCTACGTGGTCAACTGGAGCCTGCGCGACCAGGTGGGCATGGCGTCTTCCGTGCACCGCGGGGCCTCGGAGTGGCGCGGCTCCCTGCTGGGCTGGCGCGACTCGCTGCGCGCCGTACCGCGCGGGTGGGTGGCCGCGCTCGTGGTGTCGATGCTCGTCGCGGCCTGGTTCCTCCGGCGCCATGCGCCGGGCGCCGTGCGCCGCGCGGCCGCGGCCGCCGTGCCGAGCTTCTACCTCCAGGCCCTGCGGGCGCTGGCGCGGCGCGGCTTCCGCCGGGGCTCAACGGAGACGGCGCGCGAGTTCTCGCAACGCGTCGAGGGCGCGGCCCCCGCGTTTGCGTCGGCCGTCGCGCGGCTCACGGCCGCCTACGAGCGCTGCCGGTTCGGCGAGAGCGCGCTGTCGCCCGACGAGGCGGCGGCGCTGGGCACCGCGCTCGCCTCGCTCCGCCGGCGCTAG
- a CDS encoding adenylate/guanylate cyclase domain-containing protein translates to MTVRIKILALSVGLLLIFAAVLVVSIAMQRRTSHQVAVIIEFHLPLATVIADLDVATDQFELILQRLLLLPEVTPAAVEAGRRALDLNKTRIASDFHQADALVDRALGDPRTDPADRLVLAKVQRSLVFLRRLEEPFFALGEEVVSELEAGRTKEARALAPRFKQFEQALGHDMGALRGELADLARTSAETTYAQEQRVLRLNLLLFAIAVVLGLGLSAAGARRLVRALWRLVEGVKAIEAGDLAIRLPVTSRDEIGQLAQAFNSMAGQLRSNERIKDTFGQYVDPRIVAQLIDTTKEDIDQAERRIATVMFSDLRGFTTISEQLTATAMVALLNRYFTVVAEQIRAHNGILEKYIGDAVVAFWAPPFAPGDTHAASACLAALAHRDAVVALRPELPQLLGLRRNVPDLTVRIGLATGEVVVGTVGAPTAKTFAAIGDTTNLASRLEGVNKVYGTTVIVAEETHRLAQHVVEARELDIVVVVGKSEPIRIFELVGPAGSVESGMLELRDLYVTGLEAYRQRDWDTAEQRFQDCLRLRPDDGPSRVLLERIAVFRAVAPATDWNGVWRLDEK, encoded by the coding sequence ATGACCGTTCGCATCAAGATCCTCGCTCTCTCCGTCGGCCTGCTCCTCATCTTTGCCGCCGTCCTCGTGGTCTCTATCGCGATGCAGCGGCGGACCAGCCACCAGGTCGCGGTCATCATCGAATTTCACCTCCCCCTCGCCACGGTGATTGCCGATCTCGATGTGGCGACCGACCAGTTCGAGCTCATTCTGCAGCGTCTGCTGCTGCTGCCGGAAGTCACGCCGGCGGCGGTCGAGGCCGGACGGCGCGCCCTCGACTTGAACAAAACCCGCATCGCCTCCGACTTCCACCAGGCCGACGCCCTGGTCGATCGGGCCCTCGGCGACCCACGCACGGACCCCGCCGATCGACTTGTCCTCGCCAAGGTGCAGCGCTCCCTCGTGTTCCTGAGACGGCTGGAGGAGCCCTTTTTCGCTCTCGGCGAGGAGGTCGTGAGCGAACTGGAGGCCGGCCGCACGAAGGAGGCCCGCGCCCTCGCCCCGCGCTTCAAGCAATTCGAGCAGGCGTTGGGGCACGACATGGGCGCGCTGCGGGGCGAGTTGGCGGATCTGGCAAGGACCTCGGCAGAGACGACCTATGCTCAGGAGCAGAGGGTCCTGCGCCTCAACCTCCTCCTGTTCGCAATTGCGGTGGTCCTCGGCCTCGGCCTGAGCGCAGCGGGCGCGAGGCGGCTGGTCCGGGCCCTGTGGCGACTCGTCGAGGGGGTCAAGGCCATCGAGGCCGGAGACCTGGCGATCAGGCTCCCCGTGACGAGCCGGGACGAGATCGGACAGCTCGCGCAGGCCTTCAACAGCATGGCCGGGCAGTTGCGCAGCAATGAGCGGATCAAGGACACCTTCGGCCAGTACGTGGACCCCCGCATCGTGGCCCAGCTCATCGACACGACGAAGGAGGACATCGACCAGGCCGAGCGCCGGATCGCCACCGTCATGTTCTCCGACCTGAGGGGGTTCACGACGATAAGCGAGCAACTCACGGCGACGGCCATGGTCGCATTGCTCAACCGCTACTTTACCGTCGTCGCCGAGCAGATCCGCGCCCACAACGGTATATTGGAAAAATACATCGGCGACGCCGTCGTGGCCTTCTGGGCGCCGCCCTTCGCGCCCGGAGATACCCACGCGGCGTCCGCGTGTCTCGCCGCCCTCGCCCATCGCGACGCCGTCGTTGCGTTGCGACCCGAGCTGCCCCAGCTCCTTGGACTCAGACGGAACGTTCCCGACTTGACGGTGCGCATAGGGCTCGCGACGGGCGAGGTGGTGGTGGGCACCGTCGGGGCACCCACAGCCAAGACCTTCGCCGCCATCGGCGACACCACGAACCTAGCTTCGCGCCTCGAAGGCGTCAACAAGGTGTACGGCACCACGGTGATCGTGGCCGAGGAGACCCATCGCCTCGCCCAGCACGTGGTCGAGGCGCGCGAGCTGGACATCGTCGTCGTCGTGGGCAAGAGCGAGCCCATCCGAATCTTCGAGCTGGTGGGCCCCGCCGGCTCGGTCGAGAGCGGGATGCTCGAGCTGAGGGATCTCTATGTCACGGGACTCGAAGCGTACCGGCAGCGGGATTGGGACACCGCCGAGCAGCGGTTCCAGGACTGCCTGCGGCTCCGCCCCGACGACGGACCGTCGCGGGTGCTGCTCGAGCGAATCGCGGTATTCCGGGCGGTCGCTCCGGCGACGGACTGGAACGGGGTGTGGCGCCTCGACGAGAAGTGA
- a CDS encoding MoxR family ATPase gives MSHALDLIHRLEASVGRALVGKPEVVRLAVVGLLARGHLLIEDVPGVGKTTLAAALARSIGAGFQRIQFTSDMLPSDVIGVSIWDPAKSEFVFKPGPLFTNIVLADEINRTTPKTQSSLLEAMNEAQVSLDHTTYPLPRPFMVLATQNPREHEGTYPLPESQLDRFLLRIRIGYPGAPDEKSVLRGAGSPALETLVPVLQAEDVMALQEEADRVRADESVLDYIMALVAATRTSPLLSLGVSPRGSLALLRAARAQALADGRDYLVPDDVKSLAVPALAHRVMVKGRGAQGGGMDDEAVLRSIVQDVPVPR, from the coding sequence ATGTCCCATGCGCTCGATCTGATCCACCGTCTCGAGGCCAGCGTCGGCCGCGCCCTCGTGGGCAAGCCCGAGGTCGTCCGGCTTGCCGTCGTGGGACTTCTCGCGCGCGGGCACCTCCTGATCGAGGACGTCCCGGGCGTCGGCAAGACCACGCTGGCCGCGGCGCTCGCCCGCTCCATCGGCGCCGGCTTCCAGCGCATCCAGTTCACCTCCGACATGCTACCGTCCGACGTCATCGGCGTCAGCATCTGGGATCCGGCCAAGAGCGAGTTCGTCTTCAAGCCGGGCCCGCTCTTCACCAACATCGTGCTGGCCGACGAGATCAACCGCACCACGCCCAAGACCCAGTCGAGCCTGCTCGAGGCCATGAACGAGGCGCAGGTCTCGCTCGACCACACGACGTACCCGCTGCCGCGGCCCTTCATGGTGCTCGCGACCCAGAACCCGCGCGAGCACGAGGGCACGTACCCGCTGCCCGAGTCCCAACTGGACCGCTTCCTCCTGCGCATCCGCATCGGCTATCCCGGCGCGCCGGACGAGAAATCCGTGCTGCGCGGCGCGGGCTCGCCCGCGCTCGAGACCCTGGTGCCGGTCCTCCAGGCGGAAGACGTGATGGCGCTCCAGGAGGAGGCCGACCGCGTGCGGGCCGACGAGTCGGTGCTCGACTACATCATGGCGCTCGTCGCCGCCACGCGAACGTCCCCGCTGCTCTCGCTGGGCGTGAGCCCGCGCGGGTCGCTCGCGCTCCTGCGCGCGGCGCGGGCGCAGGCGCTCGCCGACGGCCGGGACTACCTCGTGCCCGACGACGTCAAGAGCCTCGCCGTCCCGGCGCTCGCCCACCGCGTCATGGTCAAGGGCCGCGGCGCGCAGGGCGGCGGCATGGACGACGAAGCCGTGCTGCGCTCGATCGTCCAGGACGTTCCCGTCCCGCGCTGA
- a CDS encoding DUF58 domain-containing protein, with translation MDSEWWWRPFRPRRTIWPTRDGWWCLFVVIGLGVAAINTGNNLLYLLVSLLLSLIVVSGVLSEQSMRGLRLDADAPEEIYAGAPALFGAVLANSKRWLTSYSVTLELLTRGGPTRFIYLPRLEAGRDRLLTWEEILPARGRQRLAGVRLTTRFPFGLFLKAGRVMLDREVLVFPAVRPISPESLLLLVGDGTSAVRRRGRGHDLYNLRAYRAGDDPRLIHWRSSAKVESLLVREMEAETTEDTRVVLSGRGERNAARLEAALSDAASIASHLARVGAGVELTGSGLFVPLGRGLGQARRILTELALYDPRAPVAGAAEPGPDARGWRSLREVRVELD, from the coding sequence ATGGACAGCGAATGGTGGTGGCGGCCGTTCAGGCCGCGCCGCACCATCTGGCCGACGCGTGACGGCTGGTGGTGCCTGTTCGTGGTCATCGGTCTCGGCGTCGCGGCGATCAACACGGGCAACAACCTCCTCTACCTCCTCGTCTCGCTCCTGCTGAGCCTCATCGTGGTCTCCGGCGTGCTGTCGGAACAGTCGATGCGCGGCCTGCGCCTCGATGCCGACGCGCCCGAGGAGATTTACGCGGGCGCCCCCGCGCTCTTCGGCGCCGTGCTCGCCAACAGCAAGCGCTGGCTGACCTCGTACTCGGTCACGCTCGAGCTGCTCACACGCGGCGGACCGACGCGCTTCATCTACCTGCCGCGGCTCGAGGCCGGCCGCGACCGGCTGCTGACATGGGAAGAGATCTTGCCGGCCCGCGGTCGCCAGCGCCTGGCCGGCGTGCGGCTGACCACCCGCTTCCCCTTCGGGCTCTTCCTCAAGGCGGGCCGCGTCATGCTCGACCGCGAGGTGCTCGTCTTTCCCGCGGTGCGGCCGATCTCGCCCGAGTCGCTTCTCCTCCTTGTGGGCGACGGCACCTCGGCGGTGCGCCGGCGCGGGCGCGGCCACGACCTGTACAACCTCCGCGCCTACCGGGCAGGGGACGATCCGCGCCTCATCCACTGGCGGTCGAGCGCCAAGGTCGAGTCGCTGCTGGTGCGCGAGATGGAGGCCGAGACGACCGAGGACACGCGCGTCGTCCTGTCAGGCAGGGGCGAGCGGAACGCGGCGAGGCTCGAGGCGGCCCTCTCCGACGCGGCCTCCATCGCGTCGCACCTGGCGCGCGTCGGCGCCGGGGTCGAGCTCACGGGCTCGGGGCTCTTCGTGCCGCTCGGGCGCGGGCTCGGCCAAGCGCGCCGCATCCTGACGGAGCTGGCCCTCTACGATCCGCGCGCGCCCGTGGCCGGCGCGGCAGAACCGGGGCCCGACGCCCGAGGCTGGCGCTCGCTGCGCGAAGTGCGCGTGGAGCTCGACTGA
- a CDS encoding ABC transporter substrate-binding protein: MGVTALVAATGRGRVSAATPSSYPDWIPASTKPPKRGGVLNRASVWDPPVIDPRHTQSIGLFQFAGLTSSRLIRYAFPEEANSTNDVTLKGDLAESWQSNADHRVWTFKLRQGVKWQNLPPLNGRELVAADVKYCYEQYAKEGVQAFTFQEIEGMETPDKHTLRVHLKTPNTLFPQNVAESVTVIFPREVLEEDGDLKKRLIGTGPYILKEHTRKVRVVLQRNPDYYDKGRPYIDEYVILSTPDFATRKAAFRTGQSDILQVASLSEVEVVRKTNPSAVVQEYKNVLAPFGLALAQDKPPFNDVRVRRAISMAIDRQKQVDTVYEGHGIPGWGVPYFYYQDTAPTLKDLGQWWQYRPEVAKKLLAEAGHAKGFETTLFYYEYFPEMTSQVQIVQQDLKKNLNIDVKITKLDYTTYYGRYVDSKWDGMSWGFQSGHAVGLDERTYMYMHSKSTKNFFRVNDPVIDELTIKLRRTPDRAEQRAITKKIVDRELDQVLRMWMPYDAGFFLYQPHLRNMAALALRRTDGYGSPATTRTWLEK; encoded by the coding sequence ATGGGCGTGACGGCCCTCGTCGCCGCCACGGGTCGGGGGCGAGTGTCCGCCGCGACCCCGTCCTCGTACCCCGACTGGATCCCGGCCAGCACCAAGCCCCCGAAGCGCGGAGGCGTCCTCAACCGTGCCTCGGTCTGGGACCCGCCGGTGATCGATCCCCGCCACACGCAATCGATCGGACTTTTCCAGTTCGCCGGGCTCACCAGCAGCCGCCTCATCCGGTACGCGTTCCCCGAGGAGGCGAACAGCACCAACGACGTCACTCTGAAGGGCGACCTCGCCGAGTCGTGGCAAAGCAACGCCGACCATCGCGTGTGGACCTTCAAGTTGCGGCAGGGCGTCAAGTGGCAGAATCTGCCGCCGCTTAACGGGCGCGAGCTGGTCGCGGCCGACGTCAAGTACTGCTACGAGCAGTACGCGAAGGAAGGCGTGCAGGCGTTCACGTTCCAGGAAATCGAGGGCATGGAGACGCCGGACAAGCACACCCTGCGCGTCCATCTCAAGACGCCGAACACGCTGTTCCCGCAGAACGTCGCCGAGTCTGTCACGGTGATCTTTCCCCGCGAGGTCCTGGAGGAGGACGGCGATCTCAAGAAACGCCTGATCGGCACGGGCCCCTACATCCTCAAGGAGCACACCCGCAAGGTGCGCGTCGTGCTCCAGCGGAACCCCGACTACTACGACAAGGGCCGCCCCTACATCGACGAGTACGTGATCCTCTCGACTCCGGATTTCGCGACGCGGAAGGCGGCGTTCCGGACGGGCCAGAGCGACATCCTGCAGGTGGCGAGCCTCTCCGAGGTTGAGGTTGTTCGCAAGACGAATCCTTCGGCCGTCGTGCAGGAGTACAAGAACGTGCTGGCGCCGTTCGGGCTGGCGCTCGCGCAGGACAAGCCCCCCTTCAATGACGTGCGCGTGCGGCGCGCGATCTCGATGGCCATCGACCGCCAGAAGCAGGTGGACACGGTCTATGAGGGCCACGGCATCCCAGGCTGGGGCGTCCCCTACTTCTATTATCAGGACACGGCGCCGACGCTGAAGGACCTCGGCCAGTGGTGGCAGTACCGGCCGGAGGTGGCGAAGAAGCTCCTGGCGGAGGCCGGCCACGCCAAGGGCTTCGAGACGACGCTGTTCTACTACGAGTACTTCCCGGAGATGACGTCCCAGGTCCAGATCGTACAGCAGGACCTCAAGAAGAACCTCAACATCGACGTGAAGATCACGAAGCTGGATTACACGACCTACTACGGCCGCTACGTCGACAGCAAGTGGGACGGCATGTCCTGGGGCTTCCAGTCGGGCCACGCGGTCGGGCTGGACGAGCGGACCTACATGTACATGCACTCGAAGTCCACGAAGAACTTCTTCCGCGTCAACGATCCCGTCATCGACGAGCTGACCATCAAGCTGCGGCGGACGCCCGATCGGGCCGAGCAGCGTGCGATCACCAAGAAGATCGTGGACCGCGAGCTCGACCAGGTGCTCAGGATGTGGATGCCCTACGATGCCGGCTTCTTCCTCTACCAGCCTCATCTGAGGAACATGGCCGCGTTGGCCCTCCGGCGCACCGACGGCTACGGGTCGCCGGCCACCACCCGGACGTGGCTCGAAAAATGA
- a CDS encoding ABC transporter permease, which yields MYKYVIRRLLLSVPVLLLSSLIVFGLMRVMPGDALTALMGESGNVSAKDLQKLRMDLGLDRPYYQQYGIWLWQMVSLNPGYSIFTNEPIPVALKKAIPVTLELAMLAIILGLTIAIPVGVLSATRQDTASDYVGRVVAVSGLSIPDFWLGTLVITFSAIWFHWIPPIGYVSLWDQPWKNLQQVLLPAAILGFRLSAATMRMTRSTVLEVLREDYVRTAWAKGLAGKVVVYKHALKNALIPVVTIVGGQLGVLLAGTVVVETIFALPGMGRLTVEAILYRDYPIVQTNVMLIAATLVTLNLVVDLTYAWLDPRIRYS from the coding sequence ATGTACAAGTACGTGATCCGACGGCTGCTGCTGTCGGTCCCGGTGCTCCTGCTCTCCTCGTTGATCGTCTTCGGGCTCATGCGCGTCATGCCCGGCGACGCCCTGACCGCGTTGATGGGCGAGTCCGGCAACGTCAGCGCGAAGGATCTCCAGAAGCTGCGTATGGACCTCGGCCTCGACCGGCCCTATTACCAGCAATACGGGATCTGGCTCTGGCAGATGGTGAGCCTCAACCCGGGTTACTCCATCTTCACGAACGAGCCGATCCCGGTGGCGCTGAAGAAGGCGATCCCCGTCACCCTCGAGCTGGCGATGCTGGCGATCATCCTGGGCCTCACCATCGCGATTCCCGTAGGGGTGCTCTCGGCAACGAGACAGGACACGGCCTCCGACTACGTCGGGCGCGTCGTCGCCGTCTCCGGCCTCTCGATACCCGACTTCTGGCTCGGGACCCTCGTCATCACCTTCTCGGCGATCTGGTTCCACTGGATCCCGCCGATCGGCTACGTGAGCCTCTGGGACCAGCCGTGGAAGAACCTGCAGCAGGTTCTCCTGCCGGCGGCCATCCTCGGCTTCCGCCTGTCGGCGGCGACGATGCGCATGACGCGCTCGACCGTGCTCGAGGTGCTGCGCGAGGACTACGTGCGCACGGCGTGGGCGAAGGGTCTGGCCGGCAAGGTCGTCGTCTACAAGCACGCGCTGAAGAACGCGCTCATCCCCGTGGTCACGATCGTCGGCGGCCAGCTCGGCGTGCTCCTGGCCGGCACGGTCGTGGTGGAGACGATTTTCGCGTTGCCGGGGATGGGACGGCTCACCGTCGAGGCGATCCTGTATCGCGACTATCCGATCGTGCAGACCAACGTCATGCTGATCGCCGCGACGCTCGTCACGCTGAACCTGGTCGTGGATCTGACGTACGCGTGGCTCGACCCGCGCATCCGGTATTCGTGA